The genome window CCCGACGCCGTGCACTCGCTGATCTCGTCGCGCCGCGCGGTCGAAGACTATCGTGCGCCGCTTCTCGACAGGCCGGAAGGAATCAAGAATGTCCTCGCCTTCGGCTGAGTGGCTCGAAGCCGACGGCGAAGGAGGATTCGCATCGGGCACCGTCTCCGGCGAGCGCACGCGGCGCTACCACGCGCTGCTGCTCACGGCGGCCACGCCGCCGACGGGAAGGATGGTCCTGGTCGACGGCCTCGAAGTGTGGGCGGAAACCGACGCGGGCGACTTCGCGCTGTCCTCGCAGCGCTACGACTCCGCCAGCGGCGATGTCGTGCATCCCGACGGAGCATCCCGCATCGCCGCATTCGACAGCGAGCCGTGGCCGGCGTGGCGTTTTCGCGTTCCGACCTTGACGCACGGCGATTGCATCGTCGTGCAGGAAATCTTCGCGGCGGGAACCACGACCGTCGTGCGATGGTTTCTCGACGGGGCGAGCGCAAGCGTGCGGCTGCGCGTGCGGCCGCTTCTTTCGGGCCGCGACTACCACAGTCTTCATCACGAGAACCCGGCGTTCGGTTTTACGCCGGAGCGCAGAGCGACCGGCCACTGGATCTGGCGTCCGTACCGGGGCGTGCCGCCTGTCTCGATCCGCTGCAACGGATCGTACGAACACGCGCCCGAATGGTACCGCAACTTCGCGATGACGGCGGAGAGAGAGCGCGGCCTCGACTGGAAGCATGACCTGGCCTCGCCCGGAGTGTTCCGCTTCGAGCTTGCGAACGCGGCGGCTGCGGAGATGTCGCTGCATGCCGGCACCGACGCCCCCGCACCGGCGGCGGTGCTGCGCGATCTCGAGATTGCCCGCCGCGCGGCATTCCGGGATCCGATCGACCGCGCGGCCGACGCGTACTTCGTGCGTCGCGGAAGCGGTCTTACGATCGTCGCCGGCTATCCGTGGTTTACCGACTGGGGTCGCGACTCGTTCATCGCGCTGCGCGGTCTCGCGCTCGCGACCGGCCGGTTCGACGACGCACTGGCAATCCTCGTCGAGTGGGCCGGCGCGGTCAGCGAGGGCATGCTGCCGAACCGCTTCGCCGATCGCGGCGAAACTGCCGAGTTCAACTCGGTCGATGCGTCGCTGTGGTTCGTCGTCGTCGCCGGCGAGCTGCTCGAGCTTGCGCGCATACGCAGCGGCCTCGCGATCACGGCAGTCGACGAGCAGAAGATTCGCGGCGCGATCGCAGCCATCGTCACGTCGTACGCGCGCGGCACGCGTTACGGAATCCGCGCCGACAGCGACGGCCTGCTCGCATGCGGCGTTCGCGGTGTGCAGCTGACGTGGATGGACGCGAAAGTCGGCGACTGGGTCGTCACGCCCCGCATCGGAAAGCCTGTCGAGGTCCA of Candidatus Limnocylindrales bacterium contains these proteins:
- a CDS encoding amylo-alpha-1,6-glucosidase, which gives rise to MSSPSAEWLEADGEGGFASGTVSGERTRRYHALLLTAATPPTGRMVLVDGLEVWAETDAGDFALSSQRYDSASGDVVHPDGASRIAAFDSEPWPAWRFRVPTLTHGDCIVVQEIFAAGTTTVVRWFLDGASASVRLRVRPLLSGRDYHSLHHENPAFGFTPERRATGHWIWRPYRGVPPVSIRCNGSYEHAPEWYRNFAMTAERERGLDWKHDLASPGVFRFELANAAAAEMSLHAGTDAPAPAAVLRDLEIARRAAFRDPIDRAADAYFVRRGSGLTIVAGYPWFTDWGRDSFIALRGLALATGRFDDALAILVEWAGAVSEGMLPNRFADRGETAEFNSVDASLWFVVVAGELLELARIRSGLAITAVDEQKIRGAIAAIVTSYARGTRYGIRADSDGLLACGVRGVQLTWMDAKVGDWVVTPRIGKPVEVQALWLNALAAAADIVPEAAALLKKGTASFRTKFWNAERSCLYDVVDCDHVAGRVDASMRPNQILAVGGLPLVLLGRDRARAVVDAVERELVTPVGLRSLSPNDPGYRAHYRGGVVERDGAYHQGTVWPWLIGPFVEAWVRARGSNDTARREARERFLPPLRELMHAAGLGHLSEVADGEAPHAPGGCPFQAWSLAEFIRLERDVLARPDDIQADRNFEGAAASVL